The nucleotide window GCTGCTTCCTCAAAGCTTACTCATGGCCACTGTATGTGGCTGGGTAAGAGAAGGCTTGTCACCCTCTATGTCCAACCTTTGTCTCTTCCTGACATGGCATGTCATGGCCAGTCactgttgtttatttactctgTGCCCACTCACTTTGTCTGCTAGAGGGTTGGGAGCATTGGGTAGATCAAGTGGATTAGCACAACAGGCAAGAGCAGGGAAGGTCTACTCTGGATGTAAGCTGGAGCCAGAAGGAGGGCAAGGGACTAACACAATGCCCTACATCatgtcctttcctctttctcttcttcctctgcctgACTTGGCCTTGTCTGATTGGCTGTCTCTTTCTCTAGGAACTACATTTTATCTTTgggtttgtcttcctttctccttttcacttttATACCTATCCTAAATCCTCCTCAGCCTGGTTTTAGGAAAATGATCACAGGTAATCCTTTTGTGGGTTAACTCCCACTTTGAAATGAACCAGGGATGTGCTGCATGCATGATCTGAAGTGAGGAAAGTGGTGGGAGTGGGAAGATTTTCAGGGAAAACTGATGAGAATAggcccccccacaaaaaaataaataaaataaaaatcatgatACAGTATGACAGAGATTACTATACTCATCTTCTCTCACCTCACCAAGAACTTGGCACTAACCAAACATTAGGCAGGCAAAGAAACTTGGTTGCTGTTCAGGTTCTACAGTCAGTGATGAaaattgtggtgtgtgtgtgtgtgtgtgtgtgtgtgtgtgtgtgtgtgtgtgtgatagcagAGTAGTGCACTCGTAAATTGTAGTATTCTGATGTGCCAGGAAATGGTGAATTTTAGATGTATCAGTGTGTGCAGGTGTGATTTGTTTCAAGTACTGTGTTTGCATGTTATGACTGTGTTTATACTGACCTTGGAGTTACGTTTTTCTTTGCATGTTTGCCATATTTTGTAATGTAATAGCATTTTCTTGATGCATCACTGAGGGCTTGATTATAATGCTCAGTTATCTATGTTCTTTAGGTGTGGTATGGTTACAGTCATCAAGATTTGCATGGAGTCCTTCTTTAATAACCTTGATCCACATTCTTGTCTGCAGAGGAGGTCGCGGGGGGAAAGGTGCGGAGAGGCAGGTATCCGCTGATGGGGTGTACACCAATCATCGCTTCATGCAAGCTGTGGGGGCTCTGGTCGGCCTCCCTGTCAGGGTGAGTGATTGttatcttcttattcatctgttTACTTTAAAATGGCTGTTCTTgtccttgtattttttctctttatccacTGTTATGAAGAACTTAACTAAAGCAATCATTCCTGTTAATTCAGAGGCTCAGCATATTGTGTTTTCATTGGCTCAATCCCTGAATGTATTGCTTCCATTCACAGATACAGACTAAGACTAATGAAATCATCGAGGGTGTCTTCACCACCTTCAGCCCCAACTTTGACCTGGTGCTGGACTTGGCCCACCAAGTGTCTCGGACTGACCCAGGTACCATTAACCCTGAGACCATCAAGCCCAAGATGATCTTCACTGCAGCTGATATTGTGACCATCAAGGTGGTCAACGTGGACTTGGAATATGCCACTAGAGGTCAGTTGTGatcctcattttatttatctagttgtgatGCAGAGGGGAGTTTTCAGACTGTTGTATCTCCATATGGTCTGTTACCTGGCTTGGCTTGAGGATCTTACTTACTCCAATAATCGGTCATACATATATCTTTGTTAATGATTACTGTGCTTCTGTATAGGAAGTCATACTTTTCATGCCTCTTTCAAAGTGTATAGAAGATACTAGGTATGCTAAGTAAAGGAATGAAGTGTGGAGTGGTTAAGGAGATCAAGCACATCACTTCCTCCTTGGGGTGGAAGGAATGACAAAAAATTACATGATGAGACCTTGTATATGAATATGGTTGGTGATGACTGCACCTTCAACACATGAGCAGCTTACTTCTGTGCACCAGTGaccacctccttcctccacagATGGGTTTGCTGTGGACCAGGTGATCAGTCGCTACAATGGCCAGGCTGGAGAGAAGGCCCTGGAGCCCTGGCAAGGGGAGCCCACTGCAGATGACTGCCTTGGCCTTGGGGATGAAAATTCGGTAAGTGTGTCACAACATCAGGAAGGCAGatgtcctttctttctatcattAGAAGTGTTACTTGTATGTTTTGTGTAATGCTACTTCTAAGCTATgcaatacattctctctctctctctctctctctctctctctctctctctctctctctctctctctctctctctctctctctctctctctctctctctctgcaaatctAAGAaataccttttatttttctagcTTTGATTTAGTTTTATCATTGTGAGCAGTTCTACAAGTAAGTGATGAAACATGACCATTTTGCCTGATACCCAGCCATGCAAATAATGAATTTGCACACCTCAGAATGGCTGGGACGTGGATGACATGTTCCGCAAAAATGAGGAGAAGTACGGAGTGACTACCTCCTACACCCCAGAGATGGAGGGGTACACCACCCCACTCTTCAAACTCAACACTCCAGAGTACAGAGAGCGTGAAGCCAAGGCTTCCAGAATTGCTGCAGAAATAGAGAAATCCCCGACCACTCAAGTCCGTTTAGATGCAGAGAATGGTGATGAGGAAGACAAGTAAGTATAAAGAAGTGTGTGGCTAAGTAGTGTTACAACTCCAGGGTCTCCAGCTGCCCAGTAGCAGTATAATTGAATGCAATGTGGGTTGAAGTCAAGTGAAGGCATTATTGATTGGTTGTCTTCTGTCTCAGGTTCTCAGCAGTGATAAGGCCCGGGGAGCAGGGCGGCAAGTACATTCCTCCcatgatgaggaaaaagaaccAGAATGGGGGCAAGGCACAGCGAGCCACCCCACCCCCGACTGGTGCCAGATACAACAGCCATGGCAGCTCCAACCCTCCCACCCCCACATCCCCCTATCCAGGACCCCCTCCATCAGGGTCAGCTGGTCACAGTCCTGTTGGCGTAGGTGGAACCCCTCCCACATACCAGACCCAACAGCCACCCCAGCCACTCCCCAACCATGCTCCAGCCCCTGCCCAGCACCCGCCCATCCACCGCAACAACTCCCACGGCCCTCACCACAGCCATGGCCCAGACACCAAAGTGAATGGGGATGCCAAGACTGGCTATGGTAAGCATGCACAATCCCTCCGGAGCACAGTAAGCATGAATTTCCTCATCcgcctctccttatctcctagCACATTGAAGTGATGGGAGGTTGATTTGTATCCCAGCCCATTGATCCTTGTGACGGAATAGTCAAAACAAGGCACCCACTCTTCACTCATCCAGTCACACCTCTAAGCATTCCTTAAGAATAAATCAAAATTGTATCCTAGCTTCAAGAATTTTTTGGGCAGTCAGATCCACACACAGGCTACACTGCATGAGTCATTTCCACAGCATTGCCTGGCTATTTCCACATTTTTCTGACAGCAGAATTAGTTTGCCCTTGCTGCACCATAACAGACCAAAACCAGTTCTGCATCTGTCCTGATCAGCTGATGAGATTAGGTGTAGGTGAACCTCAAGGCGGTGGCACCATTTATATATTGACAActgctttcttttccctctcttcattgCTCTACAGATATGCCTGTTGTGCTTAATGGTCTCTTCTTACTGTCcatctattttatttgtgtttttcctgttatccTTGTGTCGCTCACAACCACCTGATTAAGTtatcttttccattctctcaACATTTTTGGAGTTGCCAAGCTTAAATCATGAACAGATTTTTGTAATTCACTTAGCTTCATACTCtgctttttacttctttaactCCTTGCAGTgatgaaatatatgaagataGATTATAAAATGCTAGGGTGCAAATGTGTTCAACTGGATAAGAAATTAATCAGTGCAAGTTGTGTGTGACTTCTCATGTAAGCACCTCTTAAGTGTGTGCATTTGTCAACAGACCGGAAGAGTCATGATGGGCCGCCGGTGGATAGCGGCCGGGAGGTGAGGCACAACAATGCCCATGGTGGCAAGCAGGACCTGCACCCCCGCCACCATGGCCCCCCACACCCAGAGGCTGCACACTTagcacagcagcaacagcaactacagcagcagcagcagcagcagcagcagcagcagcagcagcagcatcaaaaGCCCATCCCACAGAAGCCTCCaccacagcagcaccaccagcacagcagTCACATGCCACCAGTGGGTCAGGGCGATCACCGCAAGGCTGAGCCTCGAGAACAGCGTGAGCCACGCAAAATGCGCAACAAGGAGGAGCAGATTGCCGACCTCAAGAAGTTCAGCGAGGACTTCAAGCTGTCAGACCAGGCAGAGAAGAAGCCTCAGCCACAGCagcctcagcagcagcagcagcagccacagcagctacagcagcaacagcaacagcaacaaccacctcaacaacaacagcagcagcaacaacagcaacatcagcaccagcagcaccaacaccagcaccagcaccagcatcaacagccaccaccaccaacaccacaacagcagcagccaccaCCTACTTCCCAGCAGCCACCACAGCCtcaaccacagccacacacacagccacagtcacaaccacccccaccacagcagcagcagcagcctccc belongs to Scylla paramamosain isolate STU-SP2022 chromosome 29, ASM3559412v1, whole genome shotgun sequence and includes:
- the LOC135115327 gene encoding ataxin-2 homolog, whose product is MNTRRKARSSSARGGRGGKGAERQVSADGVYTNHRFMQAVGALVGLPVRIQTKTNEIIEGVFTTFSPNFDLVLDLAHQVSRTDPGTINPETIKPKMIFTAADIVTIKVVNVDLEYATRDGFAVDQVISRYNGQAGEKALEPWQGEPTADDCLGLGDENSNGWDVDDMFRKNEEKYGVTTSYTPEMEGYTTPLFKLNTPEYREREAKASRIAAEIEKSPTTQVRLDAENGDEEDKFSAVIRPGEQGGKYIPPMMRKKNQNGGKAQRATPPPTGARYNSHGSSNPPTPTSPYPGPPPSGSAGHSPVGVGGTPPTYQTQQPPQPLPNHAPAPAQHPPIHRNNSHGPHHSHGPDTKVNGDAKTGYDRKSHDGPPVDSGREVRHNNAHGGKQDLHPRHHGPPHPEAAHLAQQQQQLQQQQQQQQQQQQQQHQKPIPQKPPPQQHHQHSSHMPPVGQGDHRKAEPREQREPRKMRNKEEQIADLKKFSEDFKLSDQAEKKPQPQQPQQQQQQPQQLQQQQQQQQPPQQQQQQQQQQHQHQQHQHQHQHQHQQPPPPTPQQQQPPPTSQQPPQPQPQPHTQPQSQPPPPQQQQQPPPPQQQPQPPQLQQPPPPTPQQHHQHHQQQPPPPQQQPPPPQQQQPPPPIPQPHLPPQHLPPQQQPQRQTPPVTAVTMGPPQGAPQPPPHHSQNPPTMTMSPAAEINKPHEEMEKIASTVTHSKLNPNAKEFVFNPHAKPFSPRSPSTTTPPRPHTPTQIPPNQPPQIPAGPPVGIPHMVLTSQPFAIPSQPPRFPKRVPVGNNQRQEYTSPLQVAAATGQPILAPGHMGTQTQPITAVQISPNMMPQTPQPYQYPPVPIMMRFPHAGMPMVTAMVPTSVGLCHPNPDSQQPSQQHGHQPMYMAQTSLPPHQPHPTHTPGPLPQPTQPPTPQNPGSGSGPPNMPNPPSTPGPSQPQPIIYPMGGQPSLPQHLSQHSPHTAQSPHTQQYPGPGQGAAGAGGHHGGPGQQMAQYVVLPSHMMHHSGPPPHSAAHIPSSMPGFTPTSTATVQQLPSAPHIQYFPSTPGSHGHPMSLVHHSQ